In Jejubacter calystegiae, the following are encoded in one genomic region:
- a CDS encoding dicarboxylate/amino acid:cation symporter — protein sequence MKTSLFKSLYFQVLTAIAIGILLGHYWPELGAQMKPLGDGFVKLIKMVIAPVIFCTVVTGIAGMESMKAVGRTGAVALLYFEVVSTVALIIGLIIVNVVQPGAGMNVDPATLDAKAVAIYAQQAEQQGVVAFLLDVIPGSVIGAFASGNILQVLLFAVLFGFALHRLGEKGQLIFNVIESFSKVIFGIINMIMRLAPIGAFGAMAFTIGKYGVGTLLQLGQLIVCFYITCILFVVLVLGSIARVTGFSIFKFIRYIKEELLIVLGTSSSESALPRMLDKMEKLGCRKSVVGLVIPTGYSFNLDGTSIYLTMAAVFIAQATNSHMDIFHQITLLVVLLLSSKGAAGVTGSGFIVLAATISAVGHLPVAGLALILGIDRFMSEARALTNLVGNGVATVVVAKWVKELDEKQLKQTLDNPKIAAANTEASS from the coding sequence ATGAAAACCTCTCTGTTTAAAAGCCTTTATTTTCAGGTACTGACGGCGATCGCCATCGGTATTCTGCTGGGCCACTACTGGCCGGAGCTGGGCGCGCAGATGAAGCCGCTCGGCGACGGGTTCGTAAAACTGATAAAAATGGTTATCGCCCCGGTCATCTTCTGTACCGTTGTCACCGGTATTGCCGGAATGGAAAGTATGAAGGCCGTTGGCCGCACTGGTGCCGTGGCGCTGCTCTACTTTGAAGTCGTCAGTACCGTGGCGCTAATTATCGGTCTGATTATCGTGAACGTGGTGCAGCCAGGCGCTGGCATGAACGTTGACCCGGCTACACTGGATGCCAAAGCGGTGGCGATTTACGCCCAGCAGGCGGAACAACAGGGCGTGGTCGCCTTCCTGCTGGATGTGATTCCGGGCAGCGTGATTGGTGCCTTCGCCAGTGGCAATATCCTTCAGGTACTGCTGTTTGCCGTACTGTTTGGCTTTGCCCTGCATCGCCTGGGCGAGAAAGGACAGCTGATTTTTAACGTTATCGAAAGCTTCTCGAAGGTTATCTTCGGCATCATCAATATGATTATGCGCCTGGCGCCCATCGGCGCCTTCGGCGCCATGGCGTTCACCATCGGTAAATATGGGGTGGGAACGCTGCTGCAATTGGGGCAGTTGATCGTCTGCTTCTACATCACCTGTATTCTGTTTGTGGTACTGGTACTGGGTTCGATTGCCCGCGTCACCGGATTCAGCATCTTTAAATTTATCCGTTACATCAAAGAAGAGCTGCTGATTGTGCTGGGGACTTCCTCTTCCGAGTCGGCGCTGCCGCGTATGCTCGACAAGATGGAGAAGCTGGGCTGCCGTAAATCGGTGGTGGGGCTGGTGATTCCAACCGGGTATTCCTTTAACCTGGACGGCACCTCCATTTACCTGACCATGGCGGCGGTGTTTATCGCTCAGGCCACTAACAGCCATATGGATATCTTTCATCAGATTACGCTACTGGTGGTACTGCTGCTATCGTCGAAAGGGGCCGCTGGGGTGACCGGTAGCGGCTTTATCGTACTGGCGGCGACGATTTCGGCGGTAGGACACCTGCCGGTGGCCGGTCTGGCGCTGATCCTGGGTATCGATCGCTTTATGTCAGAAGCGCGTGCGCTGACCAATCTGGTCGGTAACGGCGTAGCCACCGTTGTGGTAGCGAAATGGGTAAAAGAGCTGGATGAAAAACAGCTCAAACAGACCCTGGATAATCCTAAAATCGCTGCCGCGAACACGGAAGCCTCCTCCTGA
- the hmsP gene encoding biofilm formation regulator HmsP, with the protein MRVRRSLTIKQMAMVAVVAVAFIFVFAVIQLFHFVQQSRYTTAAQMESIAHSVRNPLSSAILRADIPQAEEILKDIQPVGVISRADVVLPNQFQALRVSFAPERSVPMLISRLFELPVQISLPLYSLERPANPQPLAYLVLQADSWRMYKFIISTLSTLITTWLLLALVLTVAITWCINRLIVHPLRDIARELDGLSPGEAAEHQLTLSRLHNDDEIGMLVRSYNRNQQQVRRAQEEMSQLATHIPVTGLPNKALLLALLRGQEEQSIAPLLMISCETLQEAAEALNEQQREILLLSMVARIQAELGPSMVLAQISHFDFAILANGISESWQAASLAKRLLTALNEKLPVQKIPLYPAASIGIAIWAPGVNGEQHYQRMVSAVYSARRLGKNQIQFFDPQQLAVAQQRMTEQHDILQSLENGEFALWLQPQVDLASGEVVSAEALLRQRQPDGDFALPEGLIERIERCGMMARVGDWILEESCRLLAEWQSQGVTLTLSVNVSALQLLNDDLRHRFMALLTRWRIHPGSLILEVTESQRIDNPQKVHDILRPLRSLGVRIAIDDFGMGYASLHQLQQIKGLPVDILKIDKSFIDALPEDDSMVAVILSLAKHLNMKVVAEGVETPAQRDWLRQAGADIGQGFLFDKALPPHRFMALYCEPARQLPKSP; encoded by the coding sequence TTGCGAGTCAGGCGTTCGTTAACGATAAAACAGATGGCAATGGTGGCCGTAGTCGCCGTGGCCTTTATTTTTGTTTTTGCCGTGATTCAGCTTTTCCACTTCGTGCAGCAGAGCCGTTATACCACCGCGGCGCAGATGGAGAGTATCGCTCACTCGGTGCGTAATCCGCTCTCCTCCGCCATTCTGAGGGCGGATATTCCGCAGGCCGAAGAGATTCTTAAAGATATTCAGCCGGTTGGCGTTATCAGCCGCGCGGATGTGGTGTTGCCTAACCAGTTTCAGGCGCTGCGGGTGAGCTTCGCGCCGGAACGGTCCGTGCCGATGCTGATTTCGCGGCTGTTCGAGTTGCCAGTACAGATAAGCCTGCCGCTCTATTCTCTGGAACGGCCCGCGAACCCGCAACCGCTGGCCTATCTGGTGCTTCAGGCTGACTCCTGGCGCATGTACAAGTTTATTATCAGCACCCTCTCCACATTGATTACCACCTGGCTGCTGCTGGCGCTGGTACTGACGGTGGCGATTACCTGGTGCATTAACCGCCTGATTGTCCACCCCTTGCGTGATATTGCCCGTGAGCTGGATGGGCTGTCGCCAGGCGAAGCGGCGGAACATCAGTTGACGCTGTCGCGGCTGCACAACGACGATGAGATAGGCATGCTGGTGCGCAGTTATAACCGCAACCAGCAGCAGGTGCGTCGGGCCCAGGAAGAGATGAGCCAGCTTGCCACCCATATCCCCGTTACCGGCCTGCCCAATAAAGCGCTGTTACTGGCGCTACTGCGCGGTCAGGAAGAGCAGTCGATAGCGCCGCTGTTGATGATCTCCTGTGAAACATTGCAGGAAGCCGCCGAAGCCCTGAACGAGCAGCAGCGCGAGATTCTGCTGCTTTCGATGGTTGCCCGAATTCAGGCCGAACTGGGGCCTTCTATGGTGCTGGCCCAGATTAGCCACTTTGATTTCGCCATTCTGGCTAACGGCATCAGTGAATCCTGGCAGGCGGCTTCCCTGGCTAAGCGTCTGCTTACGGCGCTGAATGAGAAGCTGCCGGTGCAAAAGATACCGCTGTATCCGGCCGCCAGCATCGGGATTGCCATATGGGCGCCTGGCGTGAACGGCGAGCAGCACTATCAGCGGATGGTCTCGGCCGTCTATTCTGCCCGGCGTCTGGGTAAAAATCAGATTCAGTTCTTCGATCCTCAGCAGTTGGCCGTGGCCCAACAGCGGATGACCGAACAGCATGATATATTGCAAAGCCTGGAAAACGGCGAGTTTGCGCTGTGGCTTCAGCCCCAGGTGGATCTGGCCAGCGGAGAGGTGGTCAGCGCCGAAGCGCTGTTGCGTCAGCGCCAGCCGGATGGCGATTTTGCGCTGCCGGAAGGGCTGATTGAGCGTATCGAGCGCTGTGGGATGATGGCGCGGGTTGGCGACTGGATCCTTGAAGAGTCCTGCCGCCTGCTGGCGGAGTGGCAGAGCCAGGGCGTGACCCTGACGCTAAGCGTGAATGTCTCGGCGCTTCAGTTGCTTAATGATGACCTGCGCCATCGCTTTATGGCGCTGCTGACGCGCTGGCGCATTCATCCGGGCTCGCTGATTCTGGAAGTGACCGAAAGCCAGCGCATCGATAATCCGCAAAAAGTGCATGACATTCTGCGCCCGCTACGCTCCCTGGGGGTGCGCATTGCCATCGATGATTTCGGTATGGGGTACGCCAGCCTGCATCAGCTCCAGCAGATTAAGGGGCTGCCGGTGGATATTCTTAAGATCGACAAATCCTTTATCGACGCGCTGCCGGAAGACGACAGCATGGTGGCGGTGATCCTGTCGCTGGCGAAGCATTTGAATATGAAGGTGGTGGCGGAAGGGGTGGAAACCCCGGCCCAGCGCGACTGGCTGCGTCAGGCCGGCGCCGATATCGGGCAGGGCTTCCTGTTTGATAAGGCCCTGCCGCCGCACCGTTTTATGGCGCTTTACTGCGAACCCGCCCGGCAATTGCCGAAAAGCCCTTAA
- the bcsC gene encoding cellulose synthase complex outer membrane protein BcsC, with product MRGSSLTLIAVALGLALTVPVQAANPARLHLLEQVRLGEATHRDDLVRQSLYRLELIAPDDPEVIAARVRYLLRQGDSAGAQALMNKLKTTAADSTAYRRSQLEMKLATPAGSQALQQARLLGTTGHTDEAIAAYQALFEGTPPDGDLAVEYWLLVAKKPQRRVQAIEQLKALNARMPGNDTLRASLAGLLFDSNRSQEGFSVLEQMARSGTGRGQAADLWYQRIQGLPVSAASVAALERFLTLFTDGETVDDAKAKLAEQRKQLADPGFRAKATGLAQVAAGDGARAVAPLKTALRENQNDAETVAALGEAWSQAGKRAAAVRQLNRALRLDPDNDSSGKWKSLLNTNRYWLLIDEGDTALKAQDTALAERKFRQARAVDGSDSYAVLGLGDVAVARNDDAEAERFYRQALRMDRGNSNAVRGLANVYRRQSPERATAFINTLSASQRRSIDDIERGLEDDRLEAQASALESQGRWNQAAELHQRRLQLYPDSVWTLYRLAKARYAAGQHAQADALFRDLARRQPTDADQVYAYGLYLSSSGRDEAALRHLDTLPRSQWSDNIQELAQRLTLDRIFAEAQELRESGREPEAIALLKRQPAADRIDLTLADWAVARGDYPEATSRYRQVLAREPGNEDALLGLAEAALAQNDKAQARQWLTQLERAPAQEAPSVNSERRLANAWIEAGKPDRARAIYQRIVPAAKRQPPSMESALALRDAARFEAASGEPQQALERYRDAMVASDITDKRPEDNDTFTRLTRNDASDDWLKRGIRSDAADLYRQQDVNVTLDHDYWGSSGTPGYSDLRAHTTMLQVDAPLSDGRLLLRTDVVNMDAGSFSGGSYDEKWGTCYDFTCSSNHQQRASGASVAVGWQNETWAADIGTTPMGFNVVDVVGGLSYSSDLGPFGYTLNAHRRPISSSLLSFAGQRDPNTHKVWGGVRADGGGISMSYDKGGDHGVWSSLSADQLTGKNVADNWRVRWMTGYYYKLLNENNRRVTVGLTNMLWHYDKDLSSYTLGQGGYYSPQRYLSFSVPIIWRQRTENWSWELGGSVSWSYAKTDNERRYPLQGLLPARVDAMEEGSSSTGVGYTARALVERRLTSHWSIGAGIDIQEAKDYTPSHALIFVRYSQAGWQGDMDMPPQPLVPYADW from the coding sequence ATGCGCGGATCCTCGTTAACGTTGATTGCCGTCGCGCTGGGACTGGCGCTGACCGTACCTGTCCAGGCGGCGAACCCCGCCCGGCTGCACCTGCTGGAACAGGTACGGCTGGGCGAAGCGACCCATCGTGACGATCTGGTGCGTCAGTCGCTCTACCGGCTGGAACTTATCGCCCCGGATGACCCGGAAGTCATTGCCGCCCGGGTGCGTTATCTGCTGCGCCAGGGCGACAGCGCTGGCGCCCAGGCGTTGATGAACAAACTCAAAACCACGGCGGCGGATTCCACGGCATACCGACGTTCGCAACTGGAGATGAAACTCGCCACCCCGGCCGGAAGCCAGGCGCTGCAACAGGCGCGGCTGCTGGGCACCACCGGCCATACCGATGAAGCCATCGCCGCGTATCAGGCGCTGTTTGAGGGAACGCCTCCTGATGGCGACCTGGCGGTGGAGTACTGGCTGCTGGTGGCGAAAAAGCCGCAACGACGCGTCCAGGCGATTGAACAGCTTAAAGCGCTGAATGCCCGAATGCCCGGCAACGATACGCTGCGCGCCAGCCTGGCCGGACTGCTATTCGACAGCAATCGTTCCCAGGAAGGGTTCAGCGTGCTGGAGCAGATGGCGCGCTCGGGAACCGGGCGCGGCCAGGCGGCGGATCTCTGGTATCAGCGCATTCAGGGGCTGCCGGTCAGCGCCGCCAGCGTGGCGGCGCTGGAGCGCTTCCTGACGCTGTTTACCGATGGCGAGACGGTGGATGATGCGAAAGCCAAACTGGCGGAGCAACGCAAGCAACTGGCCGACCCCGGTTTTCGGGCCAAAGCGACCGGGCTGGCGCAGGTGGCCGCAGGCGACGGCGCCCGGGCGGTTGCGCCGCTGAAAACGGCGCTGCGTGAAAATCAGAACGATGCCGAAACGGTGGCGGCGCTGGGCGAGGCCTGGTCCCAGGCCGGAAAACGCGCCGCCGCGGTACGCCAGCTTAACCGGGCGCTGCGTCTCGATCCCGATAACGACAGCAGTGGCAAATGGAAATCGCTGCTTAACACCAATCGCTACTGGTTGTTGATCGATGAAGGGGATACGGCACTCAAGGCTCAGGATACCGCGCTGGCAGAGCGTAAATTCCGCCAGGCGCGGGCCGTGGACGGTAGCGACAGCTATGCAGTGCTCGGTCTGGGAGACGTGGCGGTGGCGCGTAACGATGACGCCGAAGCTGAACGTTTCTACCGCCAGGCGCTGAGAATGGATCGCGGCAACAGCAACGCGGTACGCGGGCTGGCCAATGTCTATCGCCGTCAGTCTCCAGAGCGGGCGACGGCCTTTATCAACACCCTGAGCGCCAGCCAGCGCCGCAGCATTGACGATATCGAACGCGGTCTGGAAGACGATCGGCTGGAAGCCCAGGCAAGCGCGCTGGAATCGCAGGGGCGCTGGAATCAGGCTGCCGAACTGCATCAGCGGCGGCTACAGCTGTATCCCGACAGCGTCTGGACCCTCTACCGGCTGGCGAAGGCGCGCTATGCCGCCGGTCAACACGCCCAGGCCGACGCCCTGTTTCGCGATCTGGCCCGGCGCCAGCCGACGGATGCCGACCAGGTTTATGCCTATGGCCTTTATCTTTCCTCTTCCGGGCGGGATGAGGCGGCGCTACGCCACCTTGATACGCTGCCTCGCAGTCAGTGGAGCGACAATATTCAGGAGCTGGCGCAACGGCTGACCCTGGACCGGATATTCGCCGAGGCACAGGAACTGCGAGAGTCGGGTCGCGAGCCCGAAGCCATCGCGCTGCTGAAACGCCAGCCCGCCGCCGACCGTATCGACCTGACCCTGGCGGACTGGGCCGTGGCGCGGGGAGACTACCCGGAAGCCACCAGCCGCTACCGGCAGGTGCTGGCCCGGGAGCCAGGCAATGAAGATGCGCTACTGGGGCTGGCAGAGGCGGCGCTGGCTCAGAACGATAAAGCGCAGGCCCGTCAGTGGCTAACGCAGCTTGAGCGTGCGCCTGCGCAGGAGGCGCCGTCGGTAAACAGCGAACGACGGCTGGCGAACGCCTGGATCGAGGCCGGAAAACCCGATCGCGCCCGTGCGATCTACCAGCGCATCGTCCCGGCGGCGAAAAGGCAGCCGCCTTCGATGGAGAGCGCGCTGGCGCTGCGCGACGCGGCGCGTTTCGAAGCCGCCAGCGGCGAACCGCAGCAGGCGCTGGAACGCTATCGCGATGCGATGGTGGCATCTGATATTACCGATAAGCGGCCTGAAGATAACGATACCTTTACCCGTCTGACGCGCAACGACGCCAGCGACGACTGGCTGAAGCGTGGTATACGCAGCGACGCGGCGGATCTCTATCGCCAGCAGGACGTGAACGTCACGCTCGATCACGACTACTGGGGCTCCAGCGGTACGCCGGGCTACTCGGATCTGCGGGCCCATACTACGATGCTGCAGGTGGATGCGCCGCTCAGCGACGGGCGCCTGCTGCTGCGTACCGATGTGGTGAATATGGATGCCGGCAGTTTCAGCGGCGGTAGCTATGACGAAAAATGGGGCACCTGCTACGACTTCACCTGTAGCAGCAACCACCAGCAGCGGGCCAGTGGCGCAAGCGTAGCGGTAGGCTGGCAGAATGAGACCTGGGCGGCGGATATCGGCACCACGCCGATGGGTTTTAACGTGGTGGATGTGGTGGGTGGACTGAGCTACAGCAGCGATCTGGGGCCGTTTGGCTATACCCTGAATGCCCACCGGCGGCCGATCTCCAGCTCGCTGCTTTCGTTCGCAGGCCAGCGCGATCCCAATACTCATAAGGTGTGGGGCGGCGTGCGCGCCGACGGTGGCGGTATCAGTATGAGCTATGACAAGGGCGGCGATCACGGCGTCTGGTCAAGCCTGAGCGCCGACCAGTTGACAGGGAAGAACGTGGCGGATAACTGGCGGGTACGCTGGATGACCGGCTACTACTATAAGCTGCTCAACGAAAATAATCGTCGGGTGACCGTAGGCCTGACCAACATGCTCTGGCACTACGATAAAGATCTGAGCAGCTATACCCTGGGGCAGGGGGGCTACTACAGCCCGCAGCGCTATCTTTCGTTTTCGGTGCCGATCATCTGGCGCCAGCGTACCGAAAACTGGTCGTGGGAGCTGGGGGGCTCCGTCTCCTGGTCCTATGCGAAGACCGACAACGAGCGGCGCTATCCTCTTCAGGGGCTGTTACCTGCCCGGGTTGATGCCATGGAAGAAGGGTCGTCATCGACCGGCGTGGGTTATACCGCCCGGGCGCTGGTGGAGCGACGCCTGACGTCGCACTGGTCCATCGGGGCAGGGATTGATATTCAGGAGGCCAAAGACTACACGCCGAGCCACGCTCTGATCTTTGTGCGTTATTCGCAGGCCGGGTGGCAGGGGGATATGGATATGCCGCCGCAACCGCTGGTACCCTATGCGGACTGGTAA
- the bcsZ gene encoding cellulose synthase complex periplasmic endoglucanase BcsZ — protein MGWRSALALGLLLAAMTASAACDWPAWQQFKQHYISDEGRVIDTSDPRKITTSEGQSYGLFFALVANDRQSFDQLLTWTRNNLGAGDLTTTLPAWLWGRREDNQWRVLDSNTASDSDVWIAWALLEAGRLWKNEDYTTQGRALLDLIAHKEVVKIPGLGEMLLPGAQGFAHDNRWRLNPSYLPPQVIARFARYPGPWKAMRKPMMRLLLETAPKGFSPDWVSWNKGSGWQMQDKPTLTGSYNAIRVYLWVGMLSDRSPDKARLLNHFQPMVAATEQRGAPPEKIDTVTGKLTNDGPGGFSAAMLPMLQESPALYAQRQRLTKNFPDHESYYSFVLTLFGQGWDQQRFRFNAQGELVPDWERVCADPR, from the coding sequence ATGGGATGGCGTTCTGCATTAGCTCTGGGCCTGCTGCTGGCGGCGATGACCGCCAGCGCCGCCTGCGACTGGCCTGCCTGGCAGCAATTTAAGCAGCACTATATCAGTGATGAAGGGCGGGTTATCGACACCAGCGATCCGCGCAAAATTACCACCTCCGAAGGGCAGAGCTATGGGTTGTTCTTCGCGCTGGTAGCGAACGATCGCCAGAGTTTCGACCAGTTGTTGACCTGGACCCGCAATAATCTTGGCGCAGGCGATTTAACCACGACCCTGCCCGCCTGGCTTTGGGGCAGGCGTGAAGACAATCAGTGGCGGGTGCTGGACAGCAATACCGCTTCGGATTCCGATGTGTGGATTGCCTGGGCGCTGCTGGAAGCTGGCAGACTCTGGAAGAACGAGGATTACACCACCCAGGGGCGGGCGCTGCTCGACCTGATTGCCCATAAAGAGGTAGTGAAGATCCCAGGCCTTGGCGAAATGCTGCTGCCAGGGGCACAGGGCTTCGCTCATGATAACCGCTGGCGCCTGAACCCCAGCTATCTGCCGCCCCAGGTTATCGCCCGTTTCGCCCGTTATCCCGGCCCCTGGAAAGCGATGCGCAAACCTATGATGCGACTGCTGCTGGAAACCGCGCCCAAAGGATTTTCCCCCGACTGGGTGAGCTGGAACAAGGGAAGCGGCTGGCAGATGCAGGATAAGCCCACGCTCACGGGCAGCTACAATGCGATTCGCGTCTACCTGTGGGTGGGGATGCTCAGCGATCGCTCCCCCGATAAAGCGCGGCTGCTAAATCATTTCCAGCCGATGGTGGCCGCCACGGAACAGCGCGGCGCGCCGCCTGAAAAAATCGATACCGTGACCGGTAAGTTGACCAACGATGGTCCCGGCGGTTTTTCCGCCGCCATGCTGCCCATGCTTCAGGAGAGCCCGGCGCTCTATGCTCAGCGTCAGCGGCTGACGAAAAACTTCCCCGACCATGAGTCCTACTACAGCTTTGTGCTGACGCTGTTTGGCCAGGGCTGGGATCAGCAGCGCTTTCGTTTTAATGCCCAGGGTGAGCTGGTGCCGGACTGGGAGCGGGTATGCGCGGATCCTCGTTAA